One segment of Panicum virgatum strain AP13 chromosome 1K, P.virgatum_v5, whole genome shotgun sequence DNA contains the following:
- the LOC120651278 gene encoding uncharacterized protein LOC120651278: MALHSPPSAKQPSTGEHHRAEELQKGGAVAFMVLTFNSGLAAYLLWGDVACVASVGVTYVLLVPVFVRRFGWWDAGTHRGGSSLISWLYVFIILLSLSLGVFLASRLARTAAPSTSTALLVAAAATAALGGLCSYLLHRRSGSKQEHQKMILPLMQESSS; encoded by the exons ATGGCTCTTCACTCCCCTCCCTCGGCAAAGCAGCCTTCCACAGGCGAGCACCACCGAGCGGAAGAGCTCCAAAAGGGGGGCGCCGTGGCGTTCATGGTGCTCACCTTCAACTCCGGCCTCGCGGCATACCTCTTGTGGGGCGACGTGGCGTGCGTGGCGTCCGTCGGGGTGACCTATGTGCTCCTCGTCCCCGTGTTCGTCAGGCGCTTCGGTTGGTGGGATGCGGGAACCCACCGCGGAGGAAGCAGCTTGATCAGCTGGCTCTACGTGTTCATCATCTTGCTCTCCCTGTCGCTCGGGGTCTTTCTAGCGTCCAGGCTCGCGCGAACAGCAGCACCCTCCACATCGACGGCGCTGCTCGTGGCGGCCGCTGccacggcggcgctcggagGCCTCTGCTCGTATTTGCTCCACCGGCGTAGCGG GTCTAAGCAGGAGCACCAGAAAATGATCCTGCCTCTTATGCAAGAGTCAAGCAGTTGA
- the LOC120692068 gene encoding uncharacterized protein LOC120692068 — MDPPRPPAAEDPGRGGLPPPLLTMLGFAFLTFNSAMAVYRSQGDPQSVALVTFSYVDLVLLFFCLRSYEREPAGYGSRRKWRVKAAVWVLTTLLTLAFSYKVAEVMPPVVAVLVWAMAAATVVGGFYAFFVHESKPSTTSEPQNTADSAV; from the coding sequence ATGGATCCCCCCCGCCCCCCAGCGGCCGAGGATCCCGGTCGCGGAGGCCTTCCGCCGCCGTTGCTTACCATGTTGGGATTCGCCTTCCTCACCTTCAACTCGGCCATGGCCGTCTATCGTTCCCAAGGCGACCCCCAGTCCGTCGCCCTTGTGACCTTCTCGTACGTGGACCTCGTCCTGCTCTTCTTCTGCCTGCGATCGTATGAGCGAGAGCCAGCGGGTTATGGGTCGAGAAGGAAGTGGCGGGTCAAGGCCGCTGTCTGGGTGTTGACCACGCTGCTCACCCTTGCCTTCTCCTACAAGGTGGCCGAAGTCATGCCGCCGGTCGTGGCGGTGCTCGTCTGGGCGATGGCTGCCGCTACTGTAGTAGGTGGGTTCTATGCCTTCTTCGTGCACGAGAGCAAGCCCAGTACTACTTCTGAGCCGCAGAATACTGCCGATTCGGCGGTGTAG
- the LOC120691892 gene encoding protein CLP1 homolog — MATTATAGGAAAPPPRQCKLDPKSELRVEVPPDAPLRVRLVAGTAEIFGTELPPEGWVPIPPRSKIAIFTWHGATLELDGVTESEYPSEETPMVVYVNTHAILDARRARARAAAAQGGDLEASQGPRVIVAGPTDSGKSTLCKMLLSWAAKLGWKPTYVDLDIGQGSITIPGCISATPIEKPIDIVDGIPLEMPLVYFYGHPTPSINPDVYKVLMKELAKTLERQFSGNAESRAAGMVINTMGWVEGLGYELLLNAIETYKANVLLVLGQEKLWKMLKDAVQSKPNIDVVKLQKSEGVVLRNSKYRQKTRSFRIKEYFYGIANDLAPHSNIVNFSDVSVYRIGGGHQAPRSALPIGAEPVADPTRLVAVNISTDMIHTVLAISYAKEPDEIISSNVAGFIHVTDVDIQRKKLTYIAPCPGDLPSRLLIASSLTWYEA; from the exons ATGGCGACCACGGCAACcgcggggggcgccgccgcaccgccgccgcggcagtgCAAGCTGGACCCGAAGAGCGAGCTGCGCGTGGAGGTGCCCCCCGACGCGCCCCTCCGCGTGCGCCTCGTCGCCGGCACGGCGGAGATCTTCGGCACCGAGCTGCCCCCCGAGGGCTGGGTCCCTATTCCTCCCCGCTCCAAGATCGCC ATTTTTACTTGGCACGGCGCGACGCTGGAGCTGGACGGGGTCACCGAGAGCGAGTATCCTTCCGAGGAG ACGCCAATGGTGGTTTACGTCAACACACACGCTATTCTTGACGCTCGgagggcaagggcaagggctGCTGCAGCACAGGGGGGTGATTTGGAGGCCTCGCAG GGACCTAGAGTGATTGTTGCGGGACCAACAGATTCTGGAAAAAGTACCCTCTgcaaaatgctccttagctggGCTGCCAAACTGGGCTGGAAGCCTACATATGTGGATTTAGATATCGGCCAGGGGTCTATAACGATCCCTGGATGTATTTCTGCTACCCCAATTGAGAAACCTATCGATATTGTTGATGGGATTCCCTTGGAGATGCCACTGGTTTACTTCTATGGCCACCCAACTCCGAG TATCAATCCGGATGTTTACAAAGTTCTTATGAAGGAGCTAGCTAAAACATTGGAGAGGCAGTTCTCTGGGAATGCTGAATCTAGGGCAGCAGGAATGGTTATCAATACCATGGGGTGGGTTGAAGGCCTTGGGTACGAG TTACTTCTAAATGCAATTGAAACTTACAAGGCCAATGTGTTGTTGGTACTGGGACAG GAGAAACTCTGGAAGATGTTAAAGGATGCAGTTCAAAGCAAGCCCAACATTGATGTTGTAAAACTTCAGAAATCAGAGGGTGTTGTCCTCAGAAATTCAAAATATCGCCAAAAGACTAGAAGCTTCCGAATCAAG GAATACTTTTATGGGATTGCAAATGATCTGGCGCCACATTCAAACATTGTCAATTTCAGTGATGTCTCGGTATACAGAATTGGTGGTGGTCATCAAGCTCCTCGCTCAGCATTGCCTATTGGTGCAGAGCCTGTGGCAGATCCTACTCGGCTTGTTGCTGTCAACATCAGCACGGATATGATTCATACAGTGCTGGCTATTTCTTATGCTAAGGAACCTGATGAAATAATTTCCAG CAATGTCGCTGGATTCATTCATGTCACAGATGTGGACATCCAAAG GAAGAAGCTGACATACATTGCACCTTGCCCGGGGGACTTGCCGAGTAGGCTGCTGATTGCGAGCTCGCTTACATGGTATGAAGCCTGA